A stretch of DNA from Endozoicomonas sp. 8E:
ACACACAGTATTGTTGGTATTGATCCCACTCCTGTATTACCAGAGGCATCTTCCTTAGAAAGCCTCGAATTTCTGAATCAGTATCCTAGTTCAGGCAGTGAGGTTTCTGTTGAGGAGTCGGATTCTGAGGATCATGATCAGTCAATAGTTATTCAACAACAAAATGAACTGATAGCCGAGCTAAGACAGGAATTAGCAAACCAGTCTGCAACGGAGGAGGCAGGTGCAGCAGGAGGAGTCACAGGAGTCACTAAAAAATGTGGAGCTTGCCTCAAGCCACTGGAAGAAATGATCAAGTTCGAAAGTTGTGAGCACGCTGGTTTGTGCCAGATTTGTATTGAGCGAATTATACGGGAGCAGACCGGTTGCCCCTATTGTCGGTTAAAATCGGAATCATACAAGAGAGTTTTAGATATGTCTTCTCATTAAACATTGGTTGTCACCTCTTCAGTTGCAACGGATCGGCTTTTTTTATTGGTTACCATGGTCTATAAAAATAGGTGCCTGGGACGCTTACGCAAAGCTCGTTAATAGTAGTACGACAACAGTAGTGCAGCTGTTTTAACGAACGCCGGTGACAGTATGACTATACCATGTGCTTTAGAGACGCTTTTGTGTTCAGTGTTGTTGCTTTTTTATCAGCATGGGCTAGCTAACGACACCTATGGTCTGGAAGAATTTCGTCATCATCAAAAGACAAACTGTAAACCACCTTTAGAAAAACAACAAAACTGCAAAGGTCAACCCGCCATAAGCCCACTTGAAAACATTCGCATTGGCTTTGTCAGGCTTAATTTAGCTTCTGATGATCTATCAGGAGATGGGCGATTGGAAATCTGTGAAAATTACCAGGTTACTGAGCAGGACTTTGCACGTCTGAACAATTTTTATTTTAATTATGTGGGCGTGGGTGATCCTCAATATCGAAAAGCTCGTATTCAAAGAATGCTGAGACTCATACATCGCATATTCTCTACGAATATAAATATGATCAATGTGCAAAGTCCGGAAGATAGAGGACTAATTAATGTAACGGCAAGAAACCTTTTTAAACAATTGTTTGCGACTGCCAGCATAAATGGTGAAAGTAATCCTTGTTTCAATTATTTTCATTTCGTTCCGGATGCCCCTCAGCCCAATTACGTTTGTGTTAATAACGACCTGGCCCTGATGTTCCTTGCTTTTCTTGGTTTCCACTTTTTTTACAAGGATGAACTTTATACCAGCTTTTGTATGTTACATAACATATATACCGGACAAAGCTACGATCAAGCATTCGACAGTGCACTGCTTTCTGAAAATATCAATGAATATAATTCTCCGCAAAGCCTTGCCAATCAATTAAATACAGCCGGATTGGACGCAGAAACAGCACTTCTAATCGGTTTAACTGCAATGGCATCAGCCGCTTTCCAACGCAGTAGTTCGGGACTGGAATCGCAAGAGACACTGGAAACCTTGCTGATAAGATGCTTGCCATGCGAGTTTCTGAGCATTGTCTACAGCAATATAGCCAGTCATTGCCACTCTGGATACTCGTGCCCTATACCTATGGCTATGTTTACCGAAGAGGGCATGCAAGAGTTTACACACAGTATTGTGGGTATTCACCCAACACCTGCATTATCGGAGGCATATTCGTTCGAAAGTCTGGACTATCTATTGGATTATTCTGAAAGTTCATACAGTGAGGGTTCTGATGAAGAGTCGGATTCTGAGGATCAGGAACAGTCAATCGTTATTCAACAACAAAATGAACTGATAGCCCAGCTACGACAGGAATTTGCAAGCCAGCCTGCAACGAATGAAGCGGGTGCCGTTGGAGGGATTAGTGGAGTCACCAAAAAGTGTGGAGTTTGTCTCAAGCCACTGGAAGAAATGATGAAGTTCGAAAGTTGTGAACACGCCGGTCTGTGTCAGATTTGTATTGAACGAATTATACTGGAGCAGACCGGCTGTCCCTATTGTCGGGTAAAATCGGAATCATATAAGAGGGTTTTAGATATGTCTTCTCATTGAGCATTGGTTGTCACCTCTTCGGTTGCAACGGAGAGGCTTTTTCTATTGGTCTTCATAGCCTATATAAACATTTGCCAAGGATGCTTATACAAAGCTCATTAACAGTAGGAGGCTCGTTTAACGAATGCAGGTTAAAGTATGACCCTACAATGTGCCTTTAAGACGCTTTTGTTTTTAATATTTTTGTTTTTTTGTCGGCAGGGCGTGGCAAACGATACCTATGGCATTGAAGAGTTTCGCCAGTATCAAAAGACATACTGGAAACCGCCTTCAAAAAAACAAAAGATGCATACAGGTCAACCCGCCATGAGCCCACTTGAAAACATTCGTATTGGCTTTGTCAGCCTTAATTTAGCCTCTGACGATGTATCTGGCGATGAGCGACTGGAAATCTGTGAAACATACGAGATTACTCAGCAAGGCTTTGAACTTCTGATAAGCTTTTACTCTAATTATGTCAACATGGGAGACCCTCATTATCGAAAAGTTCGCATTCAAAGAGTATTGAGACTGATGCATCGTATATTCACTATAAATATAAATAAGACCAATGGACAGAGTCAGGCAGATAAAGAGTTAATCAATGCAACGGCAAAAAGCCTTTATGAGCAATTGTTTTTGTATGTCAACATAAATGGCAGCACTAATCCTTATTTTCATTATTTTCATTTCGCTACGGCGGTAGAGCAGTCCAATTCTGTCGGTGTTAATCACGATCTGGTCCTGGTGTTCCTTGCTTTTCTTGGTCCCCACTTTCTTTCCAGGGAGGAGCTTTATACCAACTTTAGAGTATTGGATCAAAAATATACCGTAAGAAGCTACAATCGAGCATTCGACCGTGGATTGCTTTGTAAAAATATCAATGAATATAATTCTCCGACAAGTATTGCCAATCAATTAAATACAGCTGAATTGGACGCAGGAACAGCACTTCTAATCGGTTTAACTTCAATGGCATCGGCCGCTTTCCAGCGCATGGATTCAGGGCTGGAATCGCAAGAGACATTGGAAACCGTGTTGATAAAATGTCTGCCATACGAGCTTTTGGCCATTGTCTATAGCAATATTGCCAGCCGTTGCTATCCTCCCTCGCGCCTCGTACCCGGGGCTATGTTTACCGTAGATGGTATGCAAGAATTTACCCTCATTATCGTGGGTATTGACCTCAGAGCTTTATTATCGGAGGCATCTGCGTCAGAAAGTCTGGAATATCTTCTGGATTATTCTGAGAGTTCAGGCAGTGAGGGATCTGCTGAGGAGTCGGATTCTGAGGATCAGGATCAGTCAATAGTCATTCAACAGCAAAATGCACTGATAGCCGAACTACGCCAGGAATTAGCAAACCAGCCTGCAACGGAAGAAGCGGGTGCGGTTGGAGGAGCCTCAGAAGAAATCAAAAAATGTCCAATTTGTCGCAACCCAGTGACGGATATTATGCTGTTACAAAATTGTGGGCACGCTGGTTTTTGCGAGGATTGTGCTGTGCGACTAATATGCGAGCAGAAGGGCTGTCCCTTTTGTCGGGCAACACCTTCGTCCTACGTCAGGGTTCTCGACATGTCTTTTCCTTGAATGTCTGCACAGCCAGTGTATTGCCTGATGGTAACTGATACGTTCAAGCTCATTGACAAAATACTTGTAAGGATCAATGCCCGCAACAAGACAACTGACGGTTAATGTCCGGAACAGGGTAAGGTTGTCTGCCCCTTCCTGCATAGAGCCAAAAAAGCAGTTCTTTTCCTTATCGGGATACAACTGAGACCGGACAACAGGTGGTTGGCGTCAATGGCAACATCCAGATCAGCTTTTTCTATGGGTCTCCATAGCCTATAAAGATATGTGCTAAGGAAGCTCACACAAGGCTCACTGATAGCAGTGTAGCTTTTTTAACGAATGCAGGTGAAAGTATGGCTATAACATGTGTCTTAAAGACACTTTTGTTTTCGGTGTTGTTGTTTTTTTATCAGCAGGGGCTGGCAAACGATACCTATCGTCTTGAAAAATTTCGTAAGTATCAAATGAAAAACTGGAAACCCCTTTCAAAAGAACAACAAAACTGCACAGATCAACTCGAAATAAGCTCACTTGAAAATATCCGTCTTGGCTTTGTCAGGCTTAATTTAGAATCTGATGATTTATCTGGAGATGGTCGACTGGAAACCTGTGAAACGTACGAAGTTTATGAGAAAGATTTTAATCGTCTGAACAACTTTTATTTTAATTATGTGAATAGGGGTAATCCTGAACGTCGAAAAGTTCGCATTCAAAGAGTATTGAGACTAATACATCGTATATTTGCTATTAATTTAAATAGGTTTAATGATCAAAGTCGGGGAGAAAAAGAGTTAATCGATGCAATGGCAAAAAGCCTTTTTGATCAACTGTTTTTATCTGTCAACATAAACGGAAGAAGTAATCCCTATTTCAATTATTTTCATTTAGTTCAGGGGGGGAAGCAGTGCAATTATGTTGGGGTTAATAACGGTCTGGTCCTGATGTTTCTTGCTTTTCTTGCACCCCACTTTCTTTCCAGGGATCGACTTTATACCTACTTTTGTATCTTGGGTAACATATACACCGGAGAAAGCTGCGATCAAGCATTCGACCGTGCATTGCTTTCTGAAAATATCAACGCATATGATTGTCCGCAATGCCTTTCAGATCAATTGAAAGCAGCCGAATTGGACACAGGAATAGCGCTTCTGATCGGTTTAACTGCAATGGCATCAGCGGCTTTCCAGCGCATTGATTCAGGACTGGAGTCACAGGAGACACTGGAAAACTTGTTGATAAGATGCTTGCCCTACGAGCTTTTGCCAATTGTCTACAGTAATGCGGCCAGGCATTGCCGCCCAGGACGCTCATGCCCTGTACCTGCGTTTATGTATACCGTGAATGGCATGCAAGAATTTACATCCAGTATTATGGGTATTAACCCCGCACCTTTAACGGAAGCATCATCGTTCGAAAGTCTGAAGTTTCTAATGGATTATATTGAGCTTTCAGATAGTGTAGGTTCAGACAGTGAGTTTGCTTCTGAGGAATCGGATTCCGAGGATCAGGATCAGTCAATAGTCGTTCGGCAACAAAATGAACTGATAGGCCAATTACGACAGGAATTGGCAAACCAACCTATAACGGAGGAAGCGGGTGCTGTCAGAGGAGTCTCTGCAGGAACCAAAAAATGTCCAATTTGTACCGACTCGCTGACAGACGTTGCGGTGTTACATCGTTGTGGACATGCCGGTTTTTGCAAGACTTGTGCTGAGCGGCTTATAAATGAGCAGAGGGAATGTCCCTTTTGTCGGGAGATACCGTTGTCATACATGAAGGTTATCGATATGTCTTTGCCCTGAATGTGTGCCAAGAATGCTGATAAAAAGCCCATTAACAGTAGGAAACTCTTTTAACGAATGCAGGTTAAAGTATGATCCCACAATGTGCCTTTAAGACGCTTTTGTTTTCGGTAATTTTGTTTTTTTATCAGCAGGGGCTGGCAAATGACACCTATGGTCTTGAAGAGTTTCGCAAGTATCAAATGAAAAACTGGAAACCGCTTTCAAAAGAACAACAAAGCTGTATAGTTCAACCCGTCATGAGCCCACTTGAAAACATCTGTATTGGTTTTGTCAGGCTTAATATAGAATCTGGCGATGTATCTGGAGATGGCCGACTGGAAATCTGTGAAAATTACGAGGTTACTGAGAAAGACTTCAAGCTTCTGATCAACTTTTATTTTAACTATGTGAACAGTACTGATACTCAAAATAATCGAAAAATGCGCATTCAAAGAGTACTGAGACTGATGCATCATATATTCGCTATAAATATAAACCAGACCAATGGAGCAAGCCCTGACAAGAAAGAGCTAATCAGTGTCTTAGCACAAAGCCTCTTTGACCATTTTTTTTCGCCTGAAATGAGAAATGGCGGGAGAAATCCTTATTTCAATTATTTCTCTTTATATCCGGTAGCAAGTCAGTTCGATTATCTCGGTTTTAACAATATTTTAGTCCTGATGCTTGTGACTTTTCTTGGTCCTCATTTTCTTTTCAGCAATGATTTTCATAACTACTTTACCGTGCTGCGTAACAGTTATACTGAAAAAAACTACGATCGGGCATTATCCCGTGGATCGCTTTATGAAAATATCAATGAAAATTCTCCGCAAAGCATTGCCAGTCATTTCACTGCAATCGGATTGGACACAGAAACAGCACTTCTAATTGGTTTAACTGCAATGGCATCGGCAGCTTTCCAGAGCCTCAACTCAGGGCAGGAATGGCCAGAGACACTAGAAACTTTGTTGCAAAGATACTTACCCTGCGAGATTCTGGGTACTCTCTACTGGAATTTGGTTGGCCTTTTCCCCGCAGGACGTTCATGGCCCGTACCTCAGGTCATGTTTACCGTAGAGGGTATGCAAGAGTTTACACAGGGTATTTTGGGTATTGACGTCACTCCTGAGTCTGCATCATCGCAGGCAGAATCGTCAGAAAGCCCGGGCTGTCAATCGGATTATTCTCAGGGTTCAGACAATCAGGTTGTGGACCCTGACGGTGAGCCGCATTCTGAGCATCAGGACCAGCTAATAGTCATACAGCAACAGAATGAACTGATAACTGAACTACCACAGGAATCAGCAGGCCAACCTGCAACGGGAGAAACGGGGGCTGTCGGAGGAGCCTCGGCAGGAACCAAAAAATGTCCACTTTGTGCCGACCCACTGACAGACATTATAGTCTTACATTGTTGTCCAGACGCCGACTTTTGCAATACTTGTGCTGATCGACTTATATATGAGCAGAGGGAATGCCCCTTTTGTCGGAACATACCCTTGTCATACATGAAGATTCCTGACATGTCTTTACCTTGAATGTACGCGCAGTGCCAGTCTGACGCTTCTCCTTCCGGTTTAGTGCGGTCAGCACTCTTCTCCCAGACATACACCTTAGATCAGGCTCCAGGTGACTGGTATCAATGGCAACATCCGGATCAGCTTTTTCTGTGGGTCTCTGTAGACTATATAAATGTGTGCCAAGGATGCTGATGCAAAGCTCATTAACAATAGGAAGCTCTGTTAACGAATGTAGGTTAAAGTATGACCCTACCATGTGCCTTAAAGACGCTTTTGTTTTCAGTATTTTTGTTTTTTTATCAGCAGGGGCTGGCAAACGACACCTATGACCTGGAAGGATTTCGTCAGCATCAAAAAGAAAACTGTAAACCGCCTTTAAAAAAACAAGGGTGTACACCCACCATAAGCCCGCTTGAAAACATCCGTATTGGCTTTGTAAGGCTTAATTTAGCCTCTGAAGATGTGTCTGGAGATGGGCGACTGGAAATCTGTGAAAATTACGAGGTGGCTGAGCAAGACTTTAAACGTCTGAACAACTTTTATTTTAATTATGTGGGCATGGGTGATCCTCTATTTCGAAAAGTTCGTATTCAAACAATACTGAGACTCATACATCGTATATTCGCTATGAATATAAATATAACTAATGGACGAAGCCGGGCAGAGAAAAAGCAAATTAATGAAGTGGCAGAAAGCCTTTTTGAACAATTTTTTTCGTCAGTCGACATAAATGGCGGAAGCAATCCTTATTTTAATTATTTCTATTTAATTCCGGGTGCTGCTCAGTCCAATTATGTGGATGTTAATAACGGTCTGGTTCTGATGTTTCTTGCTTTTCTTGGTCCCCACTTTCTTTACAAAGATCAACTTTATACCTGCTTTTGTATGTTGGCTAACATATATACCGGACAAAGCTACGATCGAGCATTCGACAGTGCACTACTTTCTGAAAATATTAATGAATATAATTGTCCGCAAAGCCTTGCCAATCAATTAAATGCAGCCGGATTGGACGCAGAAACAGCACTTCTAATCGGTTTAACTGCAATGGCATCAGCCGCTTTCCAGCGCATGAACTCAGGACTGGCATCGCTGGAGACATTGGAAACCGTGTTGATAAGATGCTTGCCATACGAGCTTCTGGCCATTGTCTACAGAAATATAGCCAGCCGTTGTCGATCAGGACGATCGTTTCATGTACCTGGTGCAATGTACACCCTTGGTGGTATGCAAGCGTTTACATACGGTGTTGTGGGTATTTACCCCAGACCTGCATTACCGCAGTCATATCCGTCGGAAAATCTGGACTTTCTAGTGGACTATTCTGAGTATTCTGACAGTGAGGTTACTGTTGAGGAGCCGGAATCTGAGGATGAGGAACAGGATCAGTCAATAGTCATTAAACAACAAAATGAACTGATAGCTGAACTACGACAGGAATTAGCAAGTCAGCCTGCTACTGAAGAAGCTGGTGCGGTTGGTGGAGCCTCAGGAGAGACCAAAAAATGTCCACTTTGTACTGACCCACTGGCAGACATTATAGTGTTACAAAGTTGTGGGCACGCTGGTTTTTGCAAGAATTGTGCTGAGCGACTTATACGTGAGCGGAGGGAATGTCCCTTCTGTCGGGAAATACCCTTATCCTACTTCAGGGTTATCGACATGTCTCTGCACTGAATATCTGCACAATGCCAGTTTATTACCCTATGCCTCTCTTTCCGGATTCGTTTGATCGGCTCGCGGATACCGGGAGCATGATGGTAGTTGATGCGTTGAAGGTCATCGACAACATACTTTTAAAGGGCAATGCCTGAAAAAAGTCAGAAGTCGTTTAACACCTGAAGCAGGGCAAGGTTGTCTGCCCCTCCTTCTGCCCAGCCAAAAAAGCCAGTTCTTGCTCTCCATCGGAAAGCGTCTGCGACTAGACTCAATGTGATTGGTGTCAAAGGCAACATCCGGATCAGCCTTTTCAATTGCTCTCCATAACCTGCCTAAATAGGTGCCTGGGTTGGGAGTTCATTCAAAGCTCATTAATAGTAGTGCAGCTGTTCAACGAGTGAAGGTGAAAGTACGATCATGCTATGCGCCTTAAGAACGCTTTTATTTACAGTATTTTTGTTTTTTTATCAGCAGGGACTAGCAAACGATACCTATAACCTTGAAGAATTTCGACAGCATCAAAAGAAAAACTTGAAACAGTCTTCGGAAAAACAACAAAACTGCACAGGTCAACCCGCCATGAAACCACTTGAAAACATCCGTATTGGCTTTGTAAGGCTTAATTTAGCCTCTGACGATGTATCTGGAGATGAGCGTCTGGAAATTTGTGAAAATTACGAGGTTGCTGTGCAAGACTTTAAACATTTGGACAACTTTTATTTTGATTATGTGGACATGGGTGTTCCTCAATATCGAAAAGTTCGCATTCAAAGAGTGCTGAGACTATTGCATCGTATATTCGCTATGAATATAAATATGACCAATGGACAAAGCCGGGAAGAGAAAAAGGTAATCATTACAACGGCACAAAGCCTTTTTGAGCAGTTTTTTTCATCTGTCAACATAAATGGCAAAAGCAATCCTTATTTCAATTATTTCTATTCAATTCCGGAGGCCCCTCTGTCTAATTATGCTGGTGTTAATAACGATCTGGTTCTGATAATTCTTGCTTTTCTTGGTCCCCACTTTCTTTACAAGGAACAACTTTTTACCAGCTTTATTATGTTGGCTGGCATATATACCGGGCAAAGCTACGATCAAGCATTCGACAGTGCGCTGCTTTCTGAAAATATCAATGAATACAATTCTCCGCAAAGCCTTGCCAATCAATTAAATGCAGCCGGATTGGACGCAGGAACAGCACTTCTGATCGGTTTAACTGCAATGGCATCAGCCGCTTTTCAGCGCATGAATTCAGGACTGGAATCGCAGGAGACACTGGAAAACTTGTTGATAAGATGCTCGCCATTCGAGCTTCTGCCGATTATCTACAACAATATAGCCTGCCATTGCCGCCCTGGACGCTCGTGCCCTGTACCTGGGGTTATGTATACCTTGTATAGCATGCAAGAGTTTACAAACCGTATTTTGGGTTTTGACTCCAGACCCACATTATCGTTGGCATCATCGGTAGAAAGTCTGAACTTTCTCGTGGATTATATTGTGCTTTCAGACAGTGCTGTTTCAGACAGCGAGGGTTCTGTTGAGGATTCGGATTCCGGGGATCAGGATCTGTCAATAGTCGTTCAACAACAAAATGAACTGATAGCTAAGCTAAGACAAGAATTAGCAAACCAAACTGAAAAGGAGGAAGCGGGTGCTGTCGGAGGAGCCTCAGCAGAAACCAAAAAATGTCCACTTTGTACCGACCGCCTGACAGACGTTATAGCGTTACATAGTTGCGGACACGCTGGTTTTTGCAATAATTGTGCTGAGCGACTTATACGTGAGGAGAGGGAATGTCCCTTTTGTCGGAACGTACCCTTGTCATACATGAAGATTCTCGACATGTCTTTACCCTGAATGTGTGCAAAGTGCCGGTCTATTGACTGACGCTTTGAAGTACATCGACGAAGTACTTGTAAGGATTAATGCTTTCAAAAAGACAATCGTCGTCAAATATGTGGAACAGGGCAAGGTTGTCTGCACGTTCTTCCTGTTCAGCCAAAAAAGCCAGTTCTTTCTCCCCATCGGGATACATCTGAGACTAGTACATAACTCCAGTTTCTTTGTCCTGCAGCAATGCCGGAATTTTCCATTCTGGCATTCTTCTCCCTGATTCAGATCAGGGTGACCTATGCCAGCTCAATACCGTATCCGCCTGTCCATAGACGAACAGCAGCAATTAAAAGACCTCATTCACCAGACCAAGGTGGCCAAGCATAAACGTATTCATGCCCAGATCCTCCTGTGTCTCGATGAAAACGGGCCAAAACTGACGGAGCTCCAGACCAGCCAAACCTGTGGTGTTTCAACGAAAACGGTTCAGAGAACACGCAAACGCTGTGTACTTGAAGGGCTGGATATTGCTGTTAATAGCAAGTTCAATGGCATTGCCCGCCCAAGAAAACTCCAGGGGGAGCAGCAGGCGGCATTGACAGCTCTGGCTTGCTCAACACCACCAGAAGGTCATAGCCGCTGGACGCTACAGCTTCTCGCTGACCGTATGGTTGAGTTGGAGCATGTCAATTCCATCTCGCATCAAACCATTGGCCGAGAGTTAAAAAAAACGAGTTGAAGCCTTGGCAGAAAAAGGAGTGGTGTATTCCAAAAAAAGCAAACGCAGAATTTGTTTGCGCTATGGAACGTGTTTTGGATGTTTATCAACAACCACATGATCCGAATCGACCACTGATCTGTATGGATGAGAGCAGTAAGCAGCATACTTTGGAGGTCAGGACTCCACTCCCTATGAAGCCTGGCCAACCCCTAAAATATGACAATGAGTATGAGCGCAATGGTGTGAGTTCTCTCTTCATGTTTTTTGCGCCACTGGAAGGTTGGCGACATATCGAGGTGACTGATAGCCGAACTGCCTGCGACTGGGCTCACCAGATCAAACAGCTGGTTGATGTTCACTTCCCAAAAGCTGATGTCATCCGTCTTGTCATGGATAACCTGAACACACATACACCTGCATCTCTTTATAAAGCCTTTGAACCAGGAGAGGCTCATCGGTTGGCCAGTAAGTTGGAAATCATCTATACACCCAAGCATGGAAGCTGGCTCAACATGGCAGAGATTGAATTGAGTATTCTCAGTCGTCAGTGTTTAAGTAGACGCATACCCGATCAGGCCGCACTGAAATCAGAGATTGAAGCGTGGGAGTCCCAGCGTAATGGTGTAGAAAGCAAAATGGAATGGCGATTTACGACCGAGGATGCTCGGGTAAAACTCAAGAAGCTTTACCCGACGATCAAATCGGAGTGATGTACTAGACTCCATGTGTTGGTGTCAATGGTAACATCAGGTTCAGCTTTTTCTATTGCTCTGTGTAGCCAGTATAAATATGTGCTGATGATGCTCACACAAAGCTCATTAGAAGTAGTGCAGCTGTTTCAACCAGTGAAGGTGAAAGTATGACCATGGCATACGTCTTAAAGACGCTTTTGTTTTTAGTGTTTTTGTTTTTTTATCAGCAGGGTGTGGCAAACGATACCTATAACCTTGAAGAATTTCGCCAGCATCATATGACAAACTGGAAACCACCTTCAAAAAAACAACAAAGGCTTACAGGTCAACCCGCCATGAGCACACTTGAAAACATCCGTATTGGCTTTGTCAGACTCGATCTGGAATCTGACGATGTATTTGGAGATGGGCGACTGGAAATCTGTGATGATTACGAAGTTGATGAGCAAGACTTTAATCGTCTGAACAACTTTTATTTTGATTATGTGAATATGGGTGATCTTCAGTATCGAAGAGATCGCATCCGAAGAGTACTGAGACTGATGCATCGTATGTTCGCTATGAATATAAATATGATCAATGTACAAAGCCCGGAAAAGAAACAGCTGGCAAATGCAAAAGCAAAAAGCCTTTTTGAAAAAATGTTTCTGTCTGCCAGAATAAACGACAGAATTAACCCTTATTTTCATTATTTCTATCCGGATTCGACAGAAAATCAGTCGAATTTTCTCGGTGTTAATAATGATTTAGTCCTGATGTTTCTTGCTTTTCTTGGGCCCCATTTTCTTTTCCAGAATGACTTATATGCCTACTTTGATGTACTTCATAACAGCCATGCCGAAAAAAGCTGCGAACAAGCATTCGATCGTGAATTGCTTTCTGAAAATATCAATGAATATGACTCTCCGCAAAGTCTTGCCAATCAATTAAAAGTAGCCGAATTGGACGCAGGTACAGCACTTTTAATCGGTTTGACTGCAATGGCATCATCAGCTTTCCGGCACATGCATTTAGGACTGGAATGGCATGAGACACTGGAAGCTTTGTTGAGAAGACACTTGCCAAACGAGCTTCTGGCCACTATCTACAGCAATATAGACGTCCATTGTCATCCTGTGCAATCGTATTCTATACCTACGGTTATGTATACCACGGGTGGTATGCAAGAGTTTACACACAGTATTTTGGGTATTGATCTGCACGCATTATCGTCAGAAAGCCCGGGCAATGGATTGGATTATTCTGAGAGTTTAGAGACTGAGTTTTTTCTTGAGGAGTCGGATTCTGAGCATCAGGATCAATCAATAGTCATTCAACAACAAAACGAACTGATAGCCCAGCTACGAAGGGAGTTGGCAAGCCAAACAGCACCTGGGCAAGCGGGTGCAGTTGGAGGTGCATCAGTAAGAGTCAAAAAATGTGCAGTTTGTCATGAGCCACTGCAAGAAATGATGGGGTTCGAAAGTTGTGAACACGTTGGTTTGTGTCAGATTTGTATTGAGCGAATTATACGGGAGCAAAGCGGCTGTCCCTTTTGTCGGTTTAAATCGGAATCGTATAAGAGGGTTTTCGACATGTCTTTTCATTGAAAATAGTTGTCACCTTTTCAGTTGCATCGGATCAGCTTTTTTTATTGGTAGCAATGGTCTATACAGATAGGTGTCATGGGCGATTACATAAAGCTCATTAATAATAAATAGTGCAGTAATAGTGGACCGTTAATAGTAGAGCGTTAATAGCAGAACGGCTGTTTT
This window harbors:
- a CDS encoding RING finger protein; translated protein: MTIPCALETLLCSVLLLFYQHGLANDTYGLEEFRHHQKTNCKPPLEKQQNCKGQPAISPLENIRIGFVRLNLASDDLSGDGRLEICENYQVTEQDFARLNNFYFNYVGVGDPQYRKARIQRMLRLIHRIFSTNINMINVQSPEDRGLINVTARNLFKQLFATASINGESNPCFNYFHFVPDAPQPNYVCVNNDLALMFLAFLGFHFFYKDELYTSFCMLHNIYTGQSYDQAFDSALLSENINEYNSPQSLANQLNTAGLDAETALLIGLTAMASAAFQRSSSGLESQETLETLLIRCLPCEFLSIVYSNIASHCHSGYSCPIPMAMFTEEGMQEFTHSIVGIHPTPALSEAYSFESLDYLLDYSESSYSEGSDEESDSEDQEQSIVIQQQNELIAQLRQEFASQPATNEAGAVGGISGVTKKCGVCLKPLEEMMKFESCEHAGLCQICIERIILEQTGCPYCRVKSESYKRVLDMSSH
- a CDS encoding RING finger protein; the protein is MIPQCAFKTLLFSVILFFYQQGLANDTYGLEEFRKYQMKNWKPLSKEQQSCIVQPVMSPLENICIGFVRLNIESGDVSGDGRLEICENYEVTEKDFKLLINFYFNYVNSTDTQNNRKMRIQRVLRLMHHIFAININQTNGASPDKKELISVLAQSLFDHFFSPEMRNGGRNPYFNYFSLYPVASQFDYLGFNNILVLMLVTFLGPHFLFSNDFHNYFTVLRNSYTEKNYDRALSRGSLYENINENSPQSIASHFTAIGLDTETALLIGLTAMASAAFQSLNSGQEWPETLETLLQRYLPCEILGTLYWNLVGLFPAGRSWPVPQVMFTVEGMQEFTQGILGIDVTPESASSQAESSESPGCQSDYSQGSDNQVVDPDGEPHSEHQDQLIVIQQQNELITELPQESAGQPATGETGAVGGASAGTKKCPLCADPLTDIIVLHCCPDADFCNTCADRLIYEQRECPFCRNIPLSYMKIPDMSLP
- a CDS encoding RING finger protein, with protein sequence MTLPCALKTLLFSVFLFFYQQGLANDTYDLEGFRQHQKENCKPPLKKQGCTPTISPLENIRIGFVRLNLASEDVSGDGRLEICENYEVAEQDFKRLNNFYFNYVGMGDPLFRKVRIQTILRLIHRIFAMNINITNGRSRAEKKQINEVAESLFEQFFSSVDINGGSNPYFNYFYLIPGAAQSNYVDVNNGLVLMFLAFLGPHFLYKDQLYTCFCMLANIYTGQSYDRAFDSALLSENINEYNCPQSLANQLNAAGLDAETALLIGLTAMASAAFQRMNSGLASLETLETVLIRCLPYELLAIVYRNIASRCRSGRSFHVPGAMYTLGGMQAFTYGVVGIYPRPALPQSYPSENLDFLVDYSEYSDSEVTVEEPESEDEEQDQSIVIKQQNELIAELRQELASQPATEEAGAVGGASGETKKCPLCTDPLADIIVLQSCGHAGFCKNCAERLIRERRECPFCREIPLSYFRVIDMSLH
- a CDS encoding RING finger protein, with amino-acid sequence MAITCVLKTLLFSVLLFFYQQGLANDTYRLEKFRKYQMKNWKPLSKEQQNCTDQLEISSLENIRLGFVRLNLESDDLSGDGRLETCETYEVYEKDFNRLNNFYFNYVNRGNPERRKVRIQRVLRLIHRIFAINLNRFNDQSRGEKELIDAMAKSLFDQLFLSVNINGRSNPYFNYFHLVQGGKQCNYVGVNNGLVLMFLAFLAPHFLSRDRLYTYFCILGNIYTGESCDQAFDRALLSENINAYDCPQCLSDQLKAAELDTGIALLIGLTAMASAAFQRIDSGLESQETLENLLIRCLPYELLPIVYSNAARHCRPGRSCPVPAFMYTVNGMQEFTSSIMGINPAPLTEASSFESLKFLMDYIELSDSVGSDSEFASEESDSEDQDQSIVVRQQNELIGQLRQELANQPITEEAGAVRGVSAGTKKCPICTDSLTDVAVLHRCGHAGFCKTCAERLINEQRECPFCREIPLSYMKVIDMSLP
- a CDS encoding RING finger protein is translated as MTLQCAFKTLLFLIFLFFCRQGVANDTYGIEEFRQYQKTYWKPPSKKQKMHTGQPAMSPLENIRIGFVSLNLASDDVSGDERLEICETYEITQQGFELLISFYSNYVNMGDPHYRKVRIQRVLRLMHRIFTININKTNGQSQADKELINATAKSLYEQLFLYVNINGSTNPYFHYFHFATAVEQSNSVGVNHDLVLVFLAFLGPHFLSREELYTNFRVLDQKYTVRSYNRAFDRGLLCKNINEYNSPTSIANQLNTAELDAGTALLIGLTSMASAAFQRMDSGLESQETLETVLIKCLPYELLAIVYSNIASRCYPPSRLVPGAMFTVDGMQEFTLIIVGIDLRALLSEASASESLEYLLDYSESSGSEGSAEESDSEDQDQSIVIQQQNALIAELRQELANQPATEEAGAVGGASEEIKKCPICRNPVTDIMLLQNCGHAGFCEDCAVRLICEQKGCPFCRATPSSYVRVLDMSFP